ACAACTGGCAGCCCACGCCGCCCGCGCTCATGCACGTCGTGGGATTGGTCCTCGTCGCCATAGGTTGGTTCCTGTTCCTCTGGGCCATGGCATCGAACGCCTACTTCTCCGAAGTCGTACGCATCCAGGCGGAACGCGGCCATGCGGTCGCTACGAACGGGCCGTATCGCGTCGTGCGCCATCCGGGCTATGCGGGGGCGATTCTGGCGTTTCTGGGCGTGCCGTTTCTGCTCGGCTCCTACTGGGCGCTGATCCCGGCCGTGTTGGGAATAGCCGGATACGTGCTGCGCACGGCGCTCGAGGACCGCACGCTGCAGGATGAATTGGGGGGATATCGGGAATACTGCAGTAGGGTAAGGTATCGATTGTTGCCGGGTATATGGTGACCGAAATCAGAGGGTTTGATAGGCGCTGCACGTTTTTCCGTGGATGATGATAAAAACGAAGTTAATAATCCGGCCCCCCAAACACCGTCGGTCCGATCAGTTTGTCCAGGTGCAGCAGGATCGTCTGGATGCGGCCGTCCTGCTCGGGATTCCGCTCCAGTCGCTGTTGGATTTCCAGCAGGACCTGGCGATAGGTGTTGAGGAACTCGAAGCAGCGATCGGAACGACGCAGTTGATGTGCCTTCCAGGAACGGATCAGATGCGACACCGAATCGGACACGACGTCCTGGAAGGCCTCGTGTCCCTTGCGTTGGAGGTAGCGTTTTGAATTCAGACGCCGCGCCAACTGCAGATCGCGCCATGCGGTGAGCAGCGTTTTTCCCGGCCCAATGTCCTCGCCCGGGTGCGAGCCGCGCACTTCCCAGGCGCCCACACCCACCCAGGTCGACTCCAGGCCGTGATCTCTCAGCCTGGCCTTGCGTT
This DNA window, taken from Anaerolineales bacterium, encodes the following:
- a CDS encoding isoprenylcysteine carboxylmethyltransferase family protein, producing the protein MHETEGNRDRATTDVRRKIIIWCLQSVVGLVGYGVIIFLAAGTVKWLWGWLFLASVAVMLFGQPILLVPISPETFLERAGGLRQEGGKRWDRWLAAVAGGILPMASWIVAGLNLRYNWQPTPPALMHVVGLVLVAIGWFLFLWAMASNAYFSEVVRIQAERGHAVATNGPYRVVRHPGYAGAILAFLGVPFLLGSYWALIPAVLGIAGYVLRTALEDRTLQDELGGYREYCSRVRYRLLPGIW